Genomic DNA from Bartonella alsatica:
GAACCTGAATTATGAGTAAAATATTGAGATACCCACCCTGCTGCACTTTGAACAGGTGAAACAAAACAAGCTAAGAAAACAGCGACACAAAAGGTAGTTTTCCAAGTTTTTTTATGACATATCCACATATTATTTCTCCCCTCAAGAGCTAATTTTTAATCACTTTTTATATTAGTAAGAGTTGTAACAGCACGTCGATTTTGATTCCAACAGGAAATATCATCACACACTGCTACAGGTCTTTCTTTTCCATAAGAAATTGTTTGAATCCGTTGTGCAGACACACCAAGGGAAATCAAATAATTACGCACAGCAACAGCACGACGCTGCCCAAGTGCCAAATTATACTCACGCGTACCACGCTCATCAGCATGACCTTCAATCATAATAGAATAGTAAGGATAATGAAGTAACCATTCTGCTTGGCGCATTAAAATACGTTCAGCATCAGAATTAATTGAAGCAGAGTCGAGATCAAAGAAAACGCGATCTCCAACGTTAACCGTAAACTCCTGTCCTGAACCCGACACCGCATGATTAAAACCAGCTTCATTCAAATAACCACTATTTACACCACGAAGTGCACCAAAATGTCTTTTTCCACAACCAACTAAAGACAATGAGAAAAAAAGGACCATAACAAAGGAATAAAAGATAGTATTTTGGGTAGAGCGCATAATTATTGATTCTCCTTAATTTAGTAAACCTTAAAATTGAAAGGATAGATTCTTTCAAGAGCGCTTCGAGAATAGTTGCTAATTCCTAATGAAGAAAAAATTTTCTCTCATTTTTTATCTATTATCCTTTTGAAGTCTTCAGCCTTTTCTTTTTCCCATAAGCCTTTAGCATCAACGTGAAATCGTGTTTTACAGTTAACCATCTTCTATCTATCATCTTTTTGACGGCTTTTTTGTAGCGCATTCAGTTTTGCAAAAACTTTATCAGCATCAAAGCTCTTATTATGATCATCTTTCACCTGATCTTCATTAAGATCAACATTTTCCGTTACTGAAGCAGGAAGCAAAGATTTATCTTCCTCTGGAGAAACAGGACGATTTTTTGCAGCGCGCTGGAGTTCAAAATCCAAATCAATTTGTGAACACAATCCTAATCCTACAGGATCGAGAGGAACCAAGTTAGCACTATTCCAATGGGTTCTAAGGCGAATTTGTTCAATGGTTGCTTTTGTTGTCCCAATCAATCGTGCAATCTGTGCATCTTTCAACTCAGGATGGTTCATCACCAACCATAGGATACCATTTGGACGATCCTGACGTCGAGACAAAGGAATATAGCGTGCACCTTTACGTTTTTTTTCAGGAATGTGTACCCTAGACTCGGAAATTTTTAAGCGTGCATTTTTATCAGCCTCCACCCGAGCGATTTCACTGCGCGTCAACTGCCCAGAACTAATTGGATTCAGACCTTTAATACCGTGAGCAGCTTCGCCATCAGCAATAGCTTTCACCTCCAACACGTGTAACTTACAAAACTCTGCAATCTGATCAAAAGAAAGAGCAGTGTTATCAACCAACCAAACAGCTGTAGCTTTGGGCATTAAAAGTTGCGTTGCCATCTCTATAATATCCTCTTACTTCGCCTCTTTATTGGACTATTGAGGCAGGTTATTGCCCACCCTGGAGCATTGGAGTCTTTATTCTTATACATCAGGTTTTCTTCACCCCCTTCTTGCCCCTTCTTAAAATTAAAGCGAGTCATGAAATAAACCACTTTTGCCATGAAATTGTATTCTGTTATAGCCTGATTTTTGAAGAACGACAAGAGATCTGTCTCATAATGATCCTCAACAGAGTGTCTTTACCTTTGAAGTGAATTTTCTTATAAGGTGTTTATTCGATCACTTCATTTTGTGTTGCGGCATATTGATTCTGGTAGGATGCGTGTTTCATCGCCTTAAATTCAGGAACCCTCCAACCGGAAGAAAAGTCTTCAAACTGGAAGGAAAATTATGGCAGGTCACTCACAATTTAAAAATATTATGCACCGTAAAGGGCGCCAAGATGCAATACGTTCAAAAATATTTTCTAAGCTTGCACGCGAAATTACAGTTGCAGCTAAACAAGGCGCCCCTGATCCAGCCATGAATCCGCGTTTAAGGCTTGCTGTACAAAATGCTAAGGCACAGTCAATGCCAAAAGACAACATTGAGCGCGCAATTAAGAAAGCTTCAGGCAATGATGTCGAACACTATGATGAAGTGCGCTACGAAGGATATGGTCCAGGTGGTGTTGCAATCATTGTCGAAGCTTTAACAGATAATCGCAATCGCACCGCTTCAAACGTGCGGGCCGCTTTCACCAAATCAGGTGGTGCCCTAGGAGAAACAGGTTCCGTAAGCTTCATGTTTAATCGAATTGGCGAAATAATCTATAAAACGGAAGCAGGAACAGCAGACAGCATCATGGATGCAGCAATCGAAGCTGGAGCTGAAGATGTGCAATCAGAAGAAATCGGACACCATATTACCTGCGCCTTTGAAGATATTGGTGAAGTTTCTAAAATGCTTGAAGCAAAACTTGGTGAAGCAGAATCGATCAAAACAATTTGGAAAGCGAACACCCTTACACCAATAGATGAAGAAAAGGCTTTATCCGTTTTACGGCTTATTTCGACATTAGAAGAAGATGATGATGTGCAAAATGTCTATGCTAATTTTGATGTCAGCGATGAGATTTTAGCAAAACTGTCTGTATAATCTCCACGTCATTAACACTGTATATGCTCTCTTTTCCATGAGAGCTTCACTCTATTGTTTACACAAAAGCATAATCATTGTTTACACAAAAGCATAATCGCTTTTCTTTTTTACCACAACAAACACATAATCCCGTTTCAAAAGCAGGGATCTCACATAAACTTTAAAACACTCTCAACAAAAGCGTAAAGATTTTCTGCCAATTTTTTTTAAAGACTATTTTCTAAAGACATGATCTCCCAAAGAAATTTCATTATCCACAGGCCATAAAAGATGGAGTTAAAACTTACAAAATATTCAGAACAACTGGATTATGAATGCAAGAAACATCTTTTTTAAACTGTAGAAACAATTGCTGTCGCACAAGATTTCATACACTTTTGCATTGTTTATTTTTATTGATAAAATCATTTTCATTGAACATGGAGCAATGGCGACCATGCCGGATCGGAAGCATCATTAGGTGTAGGCAATTGGCGTTCATTGCGTCCAGTAATATCAATCGTATAAAGTTTTGGTCCCATACCGGGATTTTTACGAAAGAACATCAACACCCGTCCATTGGGAGCCCAAGTTGGTCCTTCATTGTGAAAACCCGTAGTTAAAATCCGTTCTCCTTGTCCATTAGGACGCATAACACCGATAGAAAATTGTCCCGCCAATTGTTTTGTAAAAGCGATATAATCACCACGTGGTGACCAAATGGGTGTAGAATAGCTTCCCTCATTTGAAGAAATACGCTGGATATTGCTACCATCGGCATTCATTGTATAGATTTGCGGCTTTCCACTGCGGTCTGATGAAAAAACAATTTGTTTCCCATCAGGCGAATAAGAAGCTGACGTATCAATGGCTGAAGTTGTTGTGAGCCGCATCATTGTGCGAGTACGTAAATCCATGGTATAAAGGTTTGCACTCCCATCATTTTGCAATAAACTCATAATCACTTTTTGTCCATCGGAAGAAAAACGGGGAGCAATGGTCATATTGTTAAAAGTCCCTATCAATTCCCTTTGCCCCATTTCAATTTGTTGAAGATAAACATGAGGCACCTGACTGCGTTCGTAAGCCATATAAGTAATTTCTTGTCGTTTAGGTGAAAAGCGGGGGGTCAAAACTAACTCGGTACCATCAGACATATAAACTAAATTTGCCCCATCTTGATCCATAATCGCTAAGCGTTTAATGCGTGCATTTAAAGGACCTGTTTCATCTATAAAAACAATTCGTGTATCAAAATAACCACTTTCACCTGTCATCTCCCTATAGATATCATCTGCTATCATATGAGCAACACGCCGCCAATGTTCTGTTGCAGTATAAAAACGCCGTCCTTTAAGTTGTCGACGCCCAAAAACATCCCACAAACGAAAATCTACCCTCAATCGTCCATCAGTTTCTCTTAAAACTTGCCCAGTAACCAAACCCTGTGCTTTTATATTTATCCAACTAGAAAAATGCGGTTGCTTATTGGGATGAGAAATTTTTTCAAAAAAAGATGCCTTATTAAGTGGTAAAAAAAGCCCTGACCGTTCAAGATCAGCTGTGATTACAGCCGCTATTTTCAATCCTATCGAATCATTGCAAATAAAATCGGTGATTGCAATAGGAATAGGATTAAAGTCAGCCCTAGAAATAGTGCCTTTCAACTGTGCATAAACTATTGAAAAACTTGAAAGCCACAAACCAAAAGTAACAATCAACCAAGAAAAAAATTTATATCTCGTCGTAGTCATCATGGAATGTATACCTTTCATTGGAGAAAAAATATCTTAGCCTATCTTACCGTATTGTTTCTTGAAGGGGGTCAACATTAAAATCAAACCCCTGCCCCCACAAATTATACTGATCCCGTGGAAGATCTGCATAAGGTTGACATGAAAAAACCGCTGCATACACCTGCCTTATCATAATAGCTTGCTGACTCTCTGCACCGCTTAAAGGATCAATAACTGGATCTCCTATAACCATTCCTTCACGGTTTAGGTAAAATCGCAAACGTACCACCGGACGATTTTTTAAATCACCACCAAGCGCTACAAGTTTAAGCTTCCGTTGAATACACCCCCCAGCAATAGTGACCAATGTTTGTGCCATTTTTGTGGTATTATCGATATTTTTTCTTGCCCCCAAAGCTTCTGGTGTACTGGAACGTTTTGCACCACCTCCTTGCGTGCGTGCACGATTGAGCAGATTATTTTCTTCCATTGCCAAAATATCTTCAACTGTCTGGTTTTTCATTTGTTGTTTTTTCTTTTTCAATACTTGAGCATTCTGAACAGTAGATTCTTTGACAGGTTTTGGTTTAAACTGAGGAAAAAGAAATTTTTCTGGTAAAGCGACTTTAGGAGTCTGCGGATGTATTTTCGTTTGCTCCATAGGTGCTTTTTGTACTGTTTGAGTTAACTCTTGTGGCGATATCACTTTTTCATTTTTGAGCATTTCTAAAGAAGAATCTGGTATAACCTTTGAGGTCCTCTCTTGAGAACTCTCCAAAGGCGTCTCTTTTTTTACATCTGATAATTCTTGTAAAACATCTTTTTGGGGCTTCTCCAAAGAAGGCTCTGGTATAACCTTTGAGGTCCTCCCTTGAGAACTCTCCAAAGGCGTCTCTTTTTTTACATCTGATAATTCTTGTAAAACATCTTTTTGGGGCTTCTCCAAAGAAGGCTCTGGTATAACCTTTGAGGTCCCCTCTTGAGAACTCTCCAAAGGCGTCTCTTTTTTTACATCTGATAATTCTTGTAAAACATCTTTTTGGGGCTTCTCCAAAGAAGGCTCTGGTATAACCTTTGAGGTCCCCTCTTGAGAACTCTCCAAAGGCGTCTCTCTTTTTACATCTGATAATTCTTGCTCTTTAAGTTCTGGCGAAGGCTTTTCCGATACTTCCTTTTTTGCTGATGACGGAGGAATTGTTTCAACAAGTTTCGGTTTTTCCTTTCGTCTAAAGGGCGCAAGATTATCTAACTGTCCTTCTCCAAAATGATGTGCATCTTCTTTTTCTTGTGTATTATTTGTTGGTTTTACTGCTGGAATAGCGCGCACAGGCGCATCTAATGCACCCTGTTGAGAGGAAAACTCTTGGGTGAGAGGAGCAAGAGTGATCGGAATTACTTCTGATTGTTGTGGTAACGAGACAGGCCTGATGAAATGAGCCCCCCCAACAGTAAACAAAAACACATGTGCTGCAAGGGATAAAGCCAAGCCTCGTTTCATGCTATGATAAGAGTCTTTGTTCATCTTCAAACCTTGCATTTTTTATTTTTAAAGACTGTTTATTGTTTTGCATACTTTGCATACAATGTATAATAGTTTATTATCATTTTATTGTGCCAAACTGGCTAAAGCAACTTGCGAAAAACCTGCTTTTTGAATATCAGCAAGTAGTTTTAGTACTTGTTGATATTCAACTGTTTTAGCAGCACGTACAAAAATACGTTGGTTTTTTTGTGTAGGATCAGACTCAAATTTAGCTTTAAGTTGTGCAATCAGAGCTTCAGGTGTATCGTAATATTCTTGATCAATGGCAAGACGTCCTTGTGCATCAAGCGAAACTGTGAGTGGTGTGTGCTGTGTCTGCACGGGACCAGCTTGGCTATGAGGTAAATCAAGAGGAACACCGTTGACCAAAAGTGGAGCAGAAACCATAAAAATAATTAACAACACCAGCATAACATCAACAAACGGTGTCACATTGATCTCACTCATGAGTTGCTTATGTGAATAACGCCTCCTACGTGCATTTTTTCGAGAAGAAGAAGCGACAACAATACCCATAAATAGTCCCTCTTATAATGACGAATTTGCTGTGCGAGTTTCATCAATACGCCGTGATACAATTGTTGAAAATTCATCGGCAAAGTTTTCTATTTGTGCAATGATCCGAACACTTTCATTGCTCAACTTGTTATAGGCAATAACTGCTGGGATTGCTGCAAACAAACCAATAGCGGTAGCCAAAAGTGCCTCAGCAATACCTGGTGCGACAATTGCCAATGAAGTATTTTGAGACGCTGAAATAGAAAGAAATGATCGCATAATACCAACAACTGTCCCAAAAAGACCGACAAAAGGTCCCGCTGACCCAAGTGTTGCAAGAAAGCCTAATTTTGATTCTATTTTCGCGCTCTCGCGTCCCAAAGTAAGATCCATAGCCTTATCAATTCTACTCTGTAAACTTATTGATGTATGAACTCCTTTTTCAAGGGATTTTCTCCATTCCACCATTGCAGCCATAAAAACTGCAGATATGCTGTTGGTGCGCTGACTTTTACATTCTGCATAAAGATCTTCAAGCGCTCTTCCTGACCAAAATAGACTTTCAAATTGTTTTATTTCACGCCGTATTCTCCGATAAGTCAAAATTCTATCAAAAATAATTGCCCAACTCCATACAGAAGCCAGCAGCAACCCAATCATAACAGCTTTAACAATAAAACCCGCTTGCATAAACAAATGCAATATTCCAATCATTTCTGGATTCGTGAGTTCTACATGCGGCATAATTTTATCCCTCTAAACGAAAAGTTTATTTATTAATGGAATAACGCAGATTGTTTTATAGTTTCTAAATTTAAGAAAACAATTCCACTCTTTCCTCTGTCAAAGAGTCCATGTAATATCAATTTTCAATAGAATACACCTTTAAACAACAATTGTCGAAAAAAGCCCTTTGGGTAAACGGCGCGGTTTTCCTATCTCATTAATAAGAGCAATTTCAACTTTTGCTGTTACCAACATCGTATTCTCATATAGAATATATTGCTCCACGAAAAAGCGCGCTCCTTGAATGCGATCAATCCGTGTTTTAATAGTTAAAAGATTATCGATTTGTGCTGGTCGTAAAAAATTGATTTCCATATGACGTACAACAAAAAACAGTTTTTCACCTTCAACACCTGCTGCCAACATCTTGTTATTAAGACCCGTATCCCGTAGAAATTCTGAACGTCCACGCTCAAAAAACTCTAAGTAGCGCGCATGGTAAACCACACCAGAAAAATCTGTATCAGCAACATAAACGCGCAACTGAAAATCATGAAAAACATTTGTAGGATTGCTTTTAAAAAGATTTGTTTCAGCCATCTACTCCAACCTATAAAATCGTCTAAAGTGGTAAATTATTTGTATATGGAGCAGTTGAATGCATTTTTGTGTTGAAGTCGTGAAAATTAGAGCAAAAATTTTTAATACCCCCAAAGCTTTTTCTGTAAGAATTCACCCACAGACAATGCAACTGTTCTAAAAAAGTATTTTACGGTTGCACTTAAAAGAAAATATTTTAATCATCTATTCCATCCCATAAAGACGTCTGAAGTGACGAATTATCTTGCATATCGAGCAGTTGAGCACGTTTTTGTGATGAAGTCGTGAAAATTAGAGCAAAAATTTTTAATACCCCCAAAGCTTTTTCTGTAAGAATTCACCCACAGACAATGCAACTGTTCTAAAAAAGTATTTTACGGTTGCACTTAAGAGAAAATATTTTAATCATCTATTCCATCCCATAAAGACGTCTGAAGTGACGAATTATCTTGCGTATCGAGCAGTTGAGCACGTTTTTGTGTTGAAGTCAGAGAAGCTGGAGCACAAAGTCCTAAATGGCTCCAAGCTTTTTCTGTAAGAATTCGCCCCCGGGCAGTACGCTGCATAAACCCCTGTTGGAGAAGATAAGGTTCAACAATATCTTCAAGAGCATCACGAGGTTCTGAGAGAGCAGCAGCAATGGTTTCAATACCTACCGGACCGCCTAAAAAAGTTTCCGCAATCAGCAACAAATAGCGACGGTCAAGTGGATCAAGACCAAGATGATCAACTTCAAGACGAGAAAGAGCTTCATCAGCAACTTTACGGTCAATTTCCCCTGCTCCTTTGACCAGTGCAAAATCACAAACCCGGCGTAAAAGTCGTCCTGCAATTCGTGGAGTCCCACGTGCTCTGCGTGCAATTTCATGGGCACCATCATCACTGATTTGTACAGAAAAAAGTCGAGCATTGCGTTGAACAATATATTCCAATTCCTCTATGGTATAAAAATTTAACCGAATAGGAATGCCAAAACGGTCTCGTAATGGTGTGGTCAACAATCCCAAGCGCGTGGTTGCCGCAACCAAGGTAAATCTAGCAAGATCAATTTTAACCGAACGTGCAGCAGGTCCTTCACCAATGATAAGGTCTAGTTGATAATCTTCCATGGCAGGATAAAGAATTTCTTCAATTGCTGGATTCAAGCGATGAATTTCATCAATAAAAAGGACATCGCGTTCTTCTAGATTGGTTAAGAGAGCTGCTAAATCTCCTGCTTTGGCGATAACTGGTCCCGAAGTAGAGCGAAAATTAACACCCAATTCTTTGGCCATAATCTGTGAAAGCGTTGTTTTTCCCAAACCAGGGGGACCTACAAACAAAACATGGTCGAGCGCTTCTTGGCGTGTTTTTGCCGCCTCAATAAATATTTTCAAATTTGCCCGAGCCGCTTCTTGACCAATAAAGTCATCGAGCACTTGTGGTCTTAAGGAACGATCTGGATCATTGGGAAGGGGAACGGCACCTAAAAGGCGTTGGTCTTCATCTTTATGCATTGTTACCCTGTGCTAAGTATGAGGAGAAAGCAATTTCAAGCTATGGCGAATAAGTAGTGCAGAGGAAACGGTTTCCCCTTCAAGAGTTTTCATCGCAGAAGTAAGCGCACGAGCTGCTTGATCACGTTCAAAACCAAGCTTGATCAAAGCAGAAAGCGCATCATTCGTTGGTTGATTAGTCACTTCCGGATGAGAAAACGAAATAGGATGAAAAGTATTGTCATTGTAGGGAAGTGCTTTACTTTTTAACTCACGGACAATTCTTTCACTGACTTTTTTACCAACGCCTGGAGCGCGACTTATCATTGCAACGTCATTTAATGCAATTGCTTGTGCAAGTTCATCTGGCGATAGAATACCCAAAATTGCCAAAGCAACCTTCGCTCCCACACCAGGAACATTTTGCAGCAAGCAAAACCAATCTTGTTCAGCTCTTGTAGCAAAACCAAAAAGGCGAATGGCTTCTTCACGAACATGGGTTTCAATAAAGAGACTTATACTCTCACCAAGAACTGGTAAAGAAGAACGCAGCCGATTTGACACAAAAACAACATATCCCACCCCCTGAACATCCACCAGGATATGATCATCAAAGATATGTTCAAGGATACCTTTTAATTTGCCAATCATGCTGTAACCTCGATCATATTGCAACCTTTGAATGATAAGATTGATTGATACTCTTACGGTGCATACTATGGCAAAGAGCAAGAGCAAGGGCATCAGCC
This window encodes:
- the ybgC gene encoding tol-pal system-associated acyl-CoA thioesterase — encoded protein: MAETNLFKSNPTNVFHDFQLRVYVADTDFSGVVYHARYLEFFERGRSEFLRDTGLNNKMLAAGVEGEKLFFVVRHMEINFLRPAQIDNLLTIKTRIDRIQGARFFVEQYILYENTMLVTAKVEIALINEIGKPRRLPKGLFSTIVV
- the tolR gene encoding protein TolR, translated to MGIVVASSSRKNARRRRYSHKQLMSEINVTPFVDVMLVLLIIFMVSAPLLVNGVPLDLPHSQAGPVQTQHTPLTVSLDAQGRLAIDQEYYDTPEALIAQLKAKFESDPTQKNQRIFVRAAKTVEYQQVLKLLADIQKAGFSQVALASLAQ
- a CDS encoding YebC/PmpR family DNA-binding transcriptional regulator, which encodes MAGHSQFKNIMHRKGRQDAIRSKIFSKLAREITVAAKQGAPDPAMNPRLRLAVQNAKAQSMPKDNIERAIKKASGNDVEHYDEVRYEGYGPGGVAIIVEALTDNRNRTASNVRAAFTKSGGALGETGSVSFMFNRIGEIIYKTEAGTADSIMDAAIEAGAEDVQSEEIGHHITCAFEDIGEVSKMLEAKLGEAESIKTIWKANTLTPIDEEKALSVLRLISTLEEDDDVQNVYANFDVSDEILAKLSV
- the tolQ gene encoding protein TolQ, which gives rise to MPHVELTNPEMIGILHLFMQAGFIVKAVMIGLLLASVWSWAIIFDRILTYRRIRREIKQFESLFWSGRALEDLYAECKSQRTNSISAVFMAAMVEWRKSLEKGVHTSISLQSRIDKAMDLTLGRESAKIESKLGFLATLGSAGPFVGLFGTVVGIMRSFLSISASQNTSLAIVAPGIAEALLATAIGLFAAIPAVIAYNKLSNESVRIIAQIENFADEFSTIVSRRIDETRTANSSL
- a CDS encoding cell envelope biogenesis protein TolA, with the translated sequence MNKDSYHSMKRGLALSLAAHVFLFTVGGAHFIRPVSLPQQSEVIPITLAPLTQEFSSQQGALDAPVRAIPAVKPTNNTQEKEDAHHFGEGQLDNLAPFRRKEKPKLVETIPPSSAKKEVSEKPSPELKEQELSDVKRETPLESSQEGTSKVIPEPSLEKPQKDVLQELSDVKKETPLESSQEGTSKVIPEPSLEKPQKDVLQELSDVKKETPLESSQGRTSKVIPEPSLEKPQKDVLQELSDVKKETPLESSQERTSKVIPDSSLEMLKNEKVISPQELTQTVQKAPMEQTKIHPQTPKVALPEKFLFPQFKPKPVKESTVQNAQVLKKKKQQMKNQTVEDILAMEENNLLNRARTQGGGAKRSSTPEALGARKNIDNTTKMAQTLVTIAGGCIQRKLKLVALGGDLKNRPVVRLRFYLNREGMVIGDPVIDPLSGAESQQAIMIRQVYAAVFSCQPYADLPRDQYNLWGQGFDFNVDPLQETIR
- the tolB gene encoding Tol-Pal system beta propeller repeat protein TolB, with product MTTTRYKFFSWLIVTFGLWLSSFSIVYAQLKGTISRADFNPIPIAITDFICNDSIGLKIAAVITADLERSGLFLPLNKASFFEKISHPNKQPHFSSWINIKAQGLVTGQVLRETDGRLRVDFRLWDVFGRRQLKGRRFYTATEHWRRVAHMIADDIYREMTGESGYFDTRIVFIDETGPLNARIKRLAIMDQDGANLVYMSDGTELVLTPRFSPKRQEITYMAYERSQVPHVYLQQIEMGQRELIGTFNNMTIAPRFSSDGQKVIMSLLQNDGSANLYTMDLRTRTMMRLTTTSAIDTSASYSPDGKQIVFSSDRSGKPQIYTMNADGSNIQRISSNEGSYSTPIWSPRGDYIAFTKQLAGQFSIGVMRPNGQGERILTTGFHNEGPTWAPNGRVLMFFRKNPGMGPKLYTIDITGRNERQLPTPNDASDPAWSPLLHVQ
- the ruvB gene encoding Holliday junction branch migration DNA helicase RuvB encodes the protein MHKDEDQRLLGAVPLPNDPDRSLRPQVLDDFIGQEAARANLKIFIEAAKTRQEALDHVLFVGPPGLGKTTLSQIMAKELGVNFRSTSGPVIAKAGDLAALLTNLEERDVLFIDEIHRLNPAIEEILYPAMEDYQLDLIIGEGPAARSVKIDLARFTLVAATTRLGLLTTPLRDRFGIPIRLNFYTIEELEYIVQRNARLFSVQISDDGAHEIARRARGTPRIAGRLLRRVCDFALVKGAGEIDRKVADEALSRLEVDHLGLDPLDRRYLLLIAETFLGGPVGIETIAAALSEPRDALEDIVEPYLLQQGFMQRTARGRILTEKAWSHLGLCAPASLTSTQKRAQLLDTQDNSSLQTSLWDGIDD
- the ruvA gene encoding Holliday junction branch migration protein RuvA — its product is MIGKLKGILEHIFDDHILVDVQGVGYVVFVSNRLRSSLPVLGESISLFIETHVREEAIRLFGFATRAEQDWFCLLQNVPGVGAKVALAILGILSPDELAQAIALNDVAMISRAPGVGKKVSERIVRELKSKALPYNDNTFHPISFSHPEVTNQPTNDALSALIKLGFERDQAARALTSAMKTLEGETVSSALLIRHSLKLLSPHT
- a CDS encoding DUF1013 domain-containing protein, whose translation is MATQLLMPKATAVWLVDNTALSFDQIAEFCKLHVLEVKAIADGEAAHGIKGLNPISSGQLTRSEIARVEADKNARLKISESRVHIPEKKRKGARYIPLSRRQDRPNGILWLVMNHPELKDAQIARLIGTTKATIEQIRLRTHWNSANLVPLDPVGLGLCSQIDLDFELQRAAKNRPVSPEEDKSLLPASVTENVDLNEDQVKDDHNKSFDADKVFAKLNALQKSRQKDDR
- the pal gene encoding peptidoglycan-associated lipoprotein Pal, coding for MRSTQNTIFYSFVMVLFFSLSLVGCGKRHFGALRGVNSGYLNEAGFNHAVSGSGQEFTVNVGDRVFFDLDSASINSDAERILMRQAEWLLHYPYYSIMIEGHADERGTREYNLALGQRRAVAVRNYLISLGVSAQRIQTISYGKERPVAVCDDISCWNQNRRAVTTLTNIKSD